The Agrococcus carbonis genome has a window encoding:
- a CDS encoding ATP-binding protein, giving the protein MREEEIEIQADTPVDPAARDTRELDADEPVTGDAHPSSAPGPDRSLTAPSVPAPEPQPAKREGEWEAWAEALRRVGGRSPLTDFIDTTATRIELSTTHPGGLAQFITGRPTALSSLIRDDLALRAARGAAAAIASKGVELAAARSIDAVHLGIGMARFPHTGRDGAVREIYGPVLLRPLVVRRRGRDFELQLLGRPFVNPRLASLLRGHHGVRLDERQLVELGSGEGTFTPNAVLDALRQAAAHVPGFTVEARLLASTFADVGEPMAADLQQQEHDVLDAVRGDEQAAWRLREGRSGIDETPQDERDPEIDRLVLDADGEQDAVIAEAAAGNSLVVEALPGTGLTQTLVNVIAALVGDDKRVLVVSPRRATLRDIADRLAATKLEALAVSEATLRRDLIAAIRRIEGSARPDTAEIDEAMLRLRKVLLDYRAALQRVDPELHVSVLDALKELSRLSMLPTPPSTRARLSEEATRRLATDRPRVAATMRKAAQLGQFRYGPSDTPWYGASFETSADASAAFEDAKALADGDLQALLKQAKEVVGATKLRPAATLAELGIQVALLTDVRATLDVMTPAIYDRPLGELITATGPRREALQSLGAMQRRRLKKLAEEYVRPGAHVPDLHDVLTAAQQQRRLWARFAPDGSIPTVPAGLAALDARLRDVVRRLDHLDAALRPDVRSVDLSPADLTERVAELAAPSDALQNIQERAELMASIERLELDALLTDLADRHVADDQVEHELDLAWWQSALQSMLGRERALLRGNTEVLRRLEQDFALVDEAHVDASSARLAHQIAQQWRLAVDDHQGEADALRRLIKAGPVDADELQRVAGHLTRSLAPVWLASPYDLHRVPKRIPFDAVLIADAGAITIAEAAGAISRARQVIAVGDSATQTPAPFDVGISALGIRPSEELATPDELHAESALSRLGAVLPKLHLTRSYRTGGADLVTAVNERFYEGRIDALPWAGAYLGHASLTASVVQGAYGLPEQGAATVESPDAEVDRVVQLVAQHARTRPHDSLMVVTANEKHEVRVQQAVMAALASNSSLTDFVVADRDEQFVIVDVTHASALSRDRVIFSVGYGHTRHGRNVDFGTLGQPGGERLLAVAMTRARKSLHIVTSFDAANLDPERLDHGAAQLREILLDAASEGPPKSFFGGDPLMVDLATRLRRRGLRADVSYDGQLPLVVANGGICAAIEADHDDGDRTLREALRLRPEVLRRFGWHTMRVHAFELFTDPEGVADRIAELVGADASRS; this is encoded by the coding sequence GTGCGCGAAGAAGAGATCGAGATCCAGGCCGACACGCCCGTCGACCCTGCGGCGCGCGACACCCGCGAGCTCGACGCGGACGAGCCGGTGACCGGCGACGCCCACCCGTCGAGCGCCCCCGGTCCCGACCGTTCGCTCACCGCGCCCTCGGTCCCCGCGCCCGAGCCGCAGCCGGCCAAGCGCGAGGGCGAGTGGGAGGCGTGGGCGGAGGCGCTGCGCCGCGTCGGCGGACGCAGCCCCCTGACCGACTTCATCGACACGACCGCGACGCGCATCGAGCTCTCCACGACGCATCCCGGCGGGCTCGCGCAGTTCATCACCGGCCGCCCGACGGCCCTCTCGAGCCTCATCCGCGACGACCTGGCGCTGCGCGCCGCGCGCGGCGCCGCCGCCGCGATCGCCTCGAAGGGCGTCGAGCTCGCCGCCGCCCGCTCGATCGACGCCGTGCACCTCGGCATCGGCATGGCCCGCTTCCCGCACACGGGCCGCGACGGCGCGGTGCGCGAGATCTACGGGCCCGTGCTGCTGCGCCCGCTCGTCGTGCGCCGCCGCGGCCGCGACTTCGAGCTGCAGCTGCTCGGCCGTCCCTTCGTCAACCCAAGGCTCGCGAGCCTGCTGCGCGGCCACCACGGCGTGCGGCTCGACGAGCGCCAGCTGGTCGAGCTCGGCTCCGGCGAGGGCACGTTCACCCCCAACGCGGTGCTCGACGCGCTGCGGCAGGCCGCGGCGCACGTGCCGGGCTTCACCGTCGAGGCGCGGCTCCTCGCGTCGACCTTCGCCGACGTGGGCGAGCCGATGGCCGCCGACCTGCAGCAGCAGGAGCACGACGTGCTGGATGCGGTGCGCGGCGACGAGCAGGCGGCCTGGCGGCTGCGCGAGGGCCGCAGTGGCATCGACGAGACGCCGCAGGACGAGCGCGATCCCGAGATCGACCGGCTCGTGCTCGACGCCGACGGCGAGCAGGACGCGGTGATCGCCGAGGCCGCCGCCGGCAACTCGCTCGTCGTCGAGGCGCTGCCCGGCACGGGCCTCACGCAGACGCTCGTGAACGTCATCGCGGCGCTCGTGGGCGACGACAAGCGCGTGCTCGTCGTGAGCCCCCGCCGCGCGACGCTCCGCGACATCGCCGACCGGCTCGCCGCGACGAAGCTCGAGGCGCTCGCGGTCTCCGAGGCGACGCTGCGCCGCGACCTCATCGCGGCGATCCGCCGGATCGAGGGCAGCGCGCGCCCCGACACCGCCGAGATCGACGAGGCGATGCTGCGCCTGCGGAAGGTGCTGCTCGACTACCGCGCCGCCCTGCAGCGCGTCGACCCCGAGCTGCACGTGAGCGTGCTCGACGCGCTCAAGGAGCTCAGCCGCCTCTCGATGCTGCCGACGCCGCCGTCGACCCGCGCGCGGCTCAGCGAGGAGGCCACGCGCCGGCTCGCGACCGACCGCCCGCGCGTCGCCGCGACGATGCGGAAGGCCGCCCAGCTCGGGCAGTTCCGCTACGGCCCGAGCGACACCCCCTGGTACGGGGCGTCCTTCGAGACGAGCGCCGACGCATCCGCCGCCTTCGAGGATGCGAAGGCGCTCGCCGACGGCGACCTGCAGGCGCTGCTGAAGCAGGCGAAGGAGGTCGTGGGCGCCACGAAGCTGCGGCCCGCCGCGACGCTCGCCGAGCTCGGCATCCAGGTGGCGCTGCTCACCGACGTGCGCGCGACGCTCGACGTGATGACGCCGGCGATCTACGACCGGCCGCTCGGCGAGCTCATCACCGCGACCGGCCCGCGCCGCGAGGCGCTGCAGTCGCTCGGCGCGATGCAGCGGCGGCGCCTCAAGAAGCTCGCCGAGGAGTACGTGCGGCCCGGCGCTCACGTGCCCGACCTGCACGACGTGCTCACCGCCGCGCAGCAGCAGCGGCGGCTCTGGGCGCGGTTCGCCCCCGACGGCTCGATCCCGACCGTGCCCGCGGGCCTCGCGGCGCTCGACGCGCGCCTGCGCGACGTCGTGCGGCGCCTCGACCACCTCGATGCGGCGCTGCGTCCCGACGTGCGCAGCGTCGACCTGTCGCCCGCCGACCTCACCGAGCGGGTGGCCGAGCTCGCCGCGCCGAGCGATGCGCTGCAGAACATCCAGGAGCGGGCCGAGCTCATGGCGTCGATCGAGCGCCTCGAGCTCGACGCGCTGCTGACCGACCTCGCCGACCGGCACGTCGCCGACGACCAGGTCGAGCACGAGCTCGACCTCGCGTGGTGGCAGTCGGCGCTGCAGTCGATGCTCGGCCGCGAGCGCGCGCTGCTGCGCGGCAACACCGAGGTGCTGCGCCGCCTCGAGCAGGACTTCGCGCTCGTCGACGAGGCGCACGTCGACGCCTCGAGCGCGCGCCTCGCGCACCAGATCGCCCAGCAGTGGCGACTCGCCGTCGACGACCACCAGGGCGAGGCGGATGCCCTGCGGCGCCTCATCAAGGCCGGTCCCGTCGACGCCGACGAGCTGCAGCGCGTCGCCGGGCACCTCACCCGCTCGCTCGCGCCCGTGTGGCTCGCGTCGCCGTACGACCTGCACCGGGTGCCCAAGCGCATCCCCTTCGACGCCGTGCTGATCGCCGACGCGGGGGCGATCACGATCGCCGAGGCCGCGGGCGCGATCAGCCGCGCGCGCCAGGTGATCGCGGTCGGCGACTCGGCGACGCAGACCCCGGCGCCCTTCGACGTCGGCATCTCGGCGCTCGGCATCCGCCCGAGCGAGGAGCTCGCGACGCCCGACGAGCTGCACGCCGAGTCGGCGCTCTCGCGGCTCGGCGCCGTGCTGCCGAAGCTGCACCTGACCCGCTCGTACCGCACGGGCGGCGCCGACCTCGTGACCGCCGTGAACGAGCGCTTCTACGAGGGCCGCATCGACGCGCTGCCGTGGGCGGGCGCCTACCTCGGCCACGCGTCGCTCACCGCCTCGGTCGTCCAGGGCGCCTACGGGCTGCCCGAGCAGGGCGCCGCGACGGTCGAGAGCCCCGACGCCGAGGTCGATCGGGTCGTGCAGCTCGTCGCGCAGCACGCGCGCACGCGCCCGCACGACTCGCTCATGGTCGTCACCGCCAACGAGAAGCACGAGGTGCGGGTGCAGCAGGCCGTCATGGCGGCGCTCGCCTCGAACTCGTCGCTCACCGACTTCGTGGTCGCTGACCGCGACGAGCAGTTCGTGATCGTCGACGTGACGCACGCGAGCGCGCTCAGCCGCGACCGGGTCATCTTCTCGGTCGGCTACGGCCACACGAGGCACGGCCGCAACGTCGACTTCGGCACGCTCGGCCAGCCCGGCGGTGAGCGCCTGCTCGCCGTGGCGATGACCCGCGCGCGCAAGTCGCTGCACATCGTCACCTCCTTCGACGCCGCGAACCTCGACCCCGAGCGCCTCGACCACGGCGCGGCGCAGCTGCGCGAGATCCTGCTCGACGCGGCCTCGGAGGGCCCGCCCAAGTCGTTCTTCGGCGGCGACCCGCTCATGGTCGACCTCGCGACGCGCCTGCGCCGCCGCGGCCTGCGCGCCGACGTCTCCTACGACGGGCAGCTGCCGCTCGTGGTCGCGAACGGCGGCATCTGCGCGGCGATCGAGGCCGACCACGACGACGGCGACCGCACGCTGCGCGAGGCGCTGCGCCTGCGCCCCGAGGTGCTGCGCCGCTTCGGCTGGCACACGATGCGCGTGCACGCCTTCGAGCTCTTCACCGACCCCGAGGGCGTGGCCGACCGCATCGCCGAGCTCGTCGGGGCGGATGCGTCGCGGTCATGA
- the mscL gene encoding large conductance mechanosensitive channel protein MscL — translation MEGFKKFLMQGNVIELAVAVVIGTAFAAIIAAFTEAIIDPLIAMAFDADDLADATVGPFKIGLLLAAIINFLIVAAVVYFALIFPMAKLKEVNDRRKGIQPDEPVETDVDILHDIRELLRAQQAPGPAAPGSTPRL, via the coding sequence ATGGAGGGCTTCAAGAAGTTCCTGATGCAGGGCAACGTGATCGAGCTGGCCGTGGCGGTCGTGATCGGCACGGCGTTCGCGGCGATCATCGCCGCGTTCACCGAGGCGATCATCGATCCGCTCATCGCGATGGCGTTCGACGCCGACGACCTCGCCGACGCGACGGTCGGTCCGTTCAAGATCGGCCTGCTGCTCGCGGCGATCATCAACTTCCTGATCGTCGCCGCGGTCGTCTACTTCGCGCTCATCTTCCCGATGGCGAAGCTCAAGGAGGTCAACGACCGCCGCAAGGGCATCCAGCCCGACGAGCCGGTCGAGACGGACGTCGACATCCTGCACGACATCCGCGAGCTGCTGCGCGCGCAGCAGGCACCCGGGCCGGCCGCGCCCGGCAGCACGCCGCGCCTCTGA
- a CDS encoding FmdB family zinc ribbon protein produces the protein MPVYAYACTACGHAFDARQGFDEPALTVCDACGGALRKQYGTVGVTFNGSGFYRTDSRSASGAGSASAPAASGSQPAAKSSTTSGGGATA, from the coding sequence GTGCCCGTCTACGCCTACGCCTGCACCGCTTGCGGCCACGCCTTCGACGCCCGCCAGGGCTTCGACGAGCCGGCCCTCACCGTCTGCGACGCCTGCGGCGGCGCGCTGCGCAAGCAGTACGGCACGGTCGGCGTGACGTTCAACGGCTCGGGCTTCTACCGCACCGACTCGCGCAGCGCGTCGGGGGCCGGCAGCGCATCCGCTCCCGCTGCCAGCGGCTCCCAGCCCGCCGCCAAGAGCTCCACGACCAGTGGAGGCGGCGCGACCGCCTGA
- a CDS encoding 5-formyltetrahydrofolate cyclo-ligase: MSDDEAAIEDAKRALRRRLRSERAERGPGWSAERSAQLTANLERLTTELGARTVSAYLSTPDEPDTRGYLAWAAEQGIRVLLPVIRPDGLLDWAEHDGTETIEATLGMPEPTSDALPPTELESVDLMLIPATAAGRDGSRLGGGRGFFDKTIAAMRECPPVYAVVHDEELFDSVPHAGYDQPVDGVVTPSGIHPLATRS; this comes from the coding sequence GTGAGCGACGACGAGGCGGCGATCGAGGATGCCAAGCGAGCGCTGCGCCGGCGGCTGCGCAGCGAGCGGGCCGAGCGCGGCCCCGGATGGTCGGCCGAGCGCTCGGCGCAGCTCACCGCGAACCTCGAGCGGCTCACGACCGAGCTCGGCGCCCGCACCGTGTCGGCCTACCTCTCGACGCCCGACGAGCCCGACACCCGCGGCTACCTCGCCTGGGCGGCCGAGCAGGGCATCCGCGTGCTGCTGCCGGTCATCCGCCCCGACGGGCTCCTCGACTGGGCCGAGCACGACGGCACCGAGACGATCGAGGCCACGCTCGGCATGCCGGAGCCCACGAGCGACGCGCTCCCGCCCACCGAGCTCGAGTCGGTCGACCTCATGCTCATCCCCGCGACGGCGGCCGGCCGCGACGGCTCACGGCTCGGCGGCGGCCGCGGATTCTTCGACAAGACGATCGCCGCCATGAGAGAATGTCCACCGGTCTACGCCGTGGTGCATGACGAGGAGCTGTTCGACAGCGTCCCCCATGCGGGCTACGACCAGCCCGTCGACGGCGTCGTCACGCCGTCCGGGATCCACCCCCTCGCCACCAGGAGCTGA
- a CDS encoding LLM class flavin-dependent oxidoreductase: MDYGHPIEFGVFITPTNQEPHAPVRLAQAAETAGFDLATFQDHPYQPAFHDTWTLLTWVAAQTSTIRIGPNVANVPLRQPAVLARSAASLDLLSGGRLELGLGAGGFWDAIEAMGGERLTPGQGVDALAEAIAIIRALWSTGERGGARVDGQHHRVAGAKRGPRPAHPIPLHIGAYKPRMLRLTGRLGDGWLPSLGYLQPGDLARGSAAIDEAAARAGREPHEIRRLLNIGGVFADPAKTAQLVDLALEHGTSTFIVATDDPGTMQRFMAEVAPAVREQVATARRERGTDTAPRPSAASLALRAEGIDYDAVPESLRGTAVEPGSWAYPDRRSTYLRGGEPGIILRPTGPAQVADALAYARSQGAAAGRVVLGIRSGGHGISGRSTNVGGIVIDLGALDRIDVVDASRRLVRIGAGATWGEVARVLDEHGWAISSGDFGGVGVGGLATAGGVGFLGREHGLTIDHLEAVDVVLADGSLVRASADEHPELFWGMRGAGANLGVAVAFEMVAQPVGEIGFAQLAFDASETADFLERWGAATEASERVVTPFLLLGRDQPGRTRVAQAMIAVDASNPETIVEHLQPFAMVAPLVGQQVVRTRYAGVIDNAPGGAHQGQGEPTTRSALLGAMTPEVARGLARFLDAGTHYFFQIRAMGGAIGDVPPDATAFAHRDAQYSVIAFGMDRTRLDAAWDTLVAPHASGLYLSFETDPRPGRLEDAFPPATLARLRALKAEVDPENLLRDNFSVVADDALSA, encoded by the coding sequence ATGGACTACGGCCACCCGATCGAGTTCGGCGTCTTCATCACCCCGACGAACCAGGAGCCGCACGCGCCCGTGCGGCTCGCTCAGGCGGCCGAGACGGCGGGCTTCGACCTGGCGACCTTCCAGGACCACCCCTACCAGCCGGCGTTCCACGACACGTGGACGCTGCTGACGTGGGTCGCGGCGCAGACCAGCACGATCCGCATCGGCCCGAACGTCGCGAACGTGCCGCTGCGACAGCCGGCGGTGCTCGCGCGCAGCGCCGCGAGCCTCGACCTGCTCTCGGGCGGCCGGCTCGAGCTCGGCCTCGGCGCAGGCGGCTTCTGGGACGCGATCGAGGCGATGGGCGGCGAGCGGCTCACGCCCGGCCAGGGCGTCGACGCGCTCGCCGAGGCGATCGCCATCATCCGCGCCCTCTGGAGCACCGGCGAGCGAGGGGGCGCCCGCGTGGACGGGCAGCACCACCGCGTGGCCGGGGCCAAGCGCGGGCCCCGCCCCGCGCATCCGATCCCCCTCCACATCGGCGCGTACAAGCCGCGCATGCTGCGCCTCACGGGGCGGCTCGGCGACGGCTGGCTGCCGAGCCTGGGCTACCTGCAGCCCGGCGACCTCGCGCGCGGCAGCGCCGCGATCGACGAGGCGGCGGCACGGGCGGGCCGCGAGCCCCACGAGATCCGGCGGCTGCTGAACATCGGCGGCGTCTTCGCCGACCCGGCGAAGACGGCGCAGCTGGTCGACCTCGCGCTCGAGCACGGCACGAGCACCTTCATCGTCGCGACCGACGACCCGGGCACCATGCAGCGCTTCATGGCCGAGGTGGCGCCGGCGGTGCGCGAGCAGGTCGCGACAGCGCGGCGCGAGCGCGGCACGGACACCGCGCCCCGTCCGTCGGCGGCGTCGCTCGCGCTGCGCGCCGAGGGCATCGACTACGACGCGGTGCCCGAGAGCCTGCGCGGCACCGCCGTCGAACCCGGCTCCTGGGCCTACCCCGACCGCCGCAGCACCTACCTGCGCGGTGGCGAGCCCGGCATCATCCTGCGGCCCACCGGCCCGGCGCAGGTGGCGGATGCGCTCGCCTACGCCCGCTCGCAGGGCGCGGCCGCGGGGCGGGTGGTGCTGGGCATCCGCTCGGGCGGCCACGGCATCTCGGGGCGCTCGACCAACGTCGGCGGCATCGTGATCGACCTCGGTGCGCTCGACCGCATCGACGTGGTGGATGCGTCGCGGCGACTCGTGCGCATCGGCGCCGGCGCGACGTGGGGCGAGGTGGCGCGGGTGCTCGACGAGCACGGCTGGGCGATCTCTTCCGGCGACTTCGGCGGCGTGGGCGTCGGCGGGCTCGCCACCGCAGGCGGAGTCGGCTTCCTCGGCCGCGAGCACGGGCTCACCATCGACCACCTCGAGGCGGTCGACGTCGTGCTCGCCGACGGCTCGCTCGTGCGGGCGAGCGCCGACGAGCACCCCGAGCTGTTCTGGGGGATGCGCGGCGCCGGCGCCAACCTGGGCGTCGCCGTCGCGTTCGAGATGGTCGCGCAGCCGGTGGGGGAGATCGGCTTCGCGCAGCTCGCGTTCGATGCGAGCGAGACGGCCGACTTCCTCGAGCGCTGGGGCGCGGCGACCGAGGCGAGCGAGCGCGTCGTGACGCCCTTCCTGCTGCTGGGCCGCGACCAGCCGGGGCGGACGAGGGTCGCGCAGGCGATGATCGCGGTCGACGCATCCAACCCCGAGACCATCGTCGAGCACCTGCAGCCGTTCGCGATGGTCGCGCCGCTCGTGGGCCAGCAGGTCGTGCGCACGCGCTACGCGGGCGTGATCGACAACGCGCCCGGCGGTGCGCACCAGGGGCAGGGCGAGCCGACGACGCGCTCGGCGCTGCTCGGCGCGATGACCCCGGAGGTCGCGAGGGGGCTCGCGCGGTTCCTCGACGCGGGCACCCACTACTTCTTCCAGATCCGGGCGATGGGCGGGGCGATCGGCGACGTGCCGCCGGATGCGACGGCGTTCGCGCACCGCGACGCGCAGTACTCCGTCATCGCGTTCGGCATGGACCGCACGCGCCTCGACGCCGCGTGGGACACGCTCGTCGCGCCCCACGCATCCGGCCTCTACCTCTCGTTCGAGACCGACCCGCGGCCGGGCCGCCTCGAGGACGCGTTCCCGCCCGCGACGCTCGCGCGGCTGCGGGCGCTCAAGGCCGAGGTGGATCCCGAGAACCTCTTGCGCGACAACTTCAGCGTCGTCGCCGATGACGCGCTCTCGGCGTAG
- a CDS encoding DUF1003 domain-containing protein: protein MPRPEDNWHSRHKDDRTFGQRAADVLRNGMGSWTFIGVFLLLMVAWMVLNERWVGWDPFPFILLNLMLSLLAGLQGAILLISAKRQDAISAALAQHDFETDVAAEEEIARLMEINRQQLALIEQLVAAQAERDRAADG, encoded by the coding sequence ATGCCCCGACCTGAGGACAACTGGCACTCGCGCCACAAGGACGATCGCACGTTCGGCCAGCGGGCCGCCGACGTGCTGCGCAACGGCATGGGCTCGTGGACCTTCATCGGCGTGTTCCTGCTGCTCATGGTCGCGTGGATGGTGCTCAACGAGCGGTGGGTCGGCTGGGATCCGTTCCCGTTCATCCTGCTCAACCTCATGCTGAGCCTGCTCGCGGGACTGCAGGGGGCGATCCTGCTGATCTCGGCGAAGCGGCAGGACGCCATCTCCGCCGCGCTCGCGCAGCACGACTTCGAGACCGACGTCGCGGCCGAGGAGGAGATCGCGCGGCTGATGGAGATCAACCGGCAGCAGCTCGCGCTCATCGAGCAGCTCGTCGCGGCGCAGGCGGAGCGCGATCGGGCCGCCGACGGCTGA
- a CDS encoding GNAT family N-acetyltransferase yields the protein MFDSAPRLTHGAVTVRGIKLRDARVLEAELVANRPWLERWEATLPGTRPSGRFDTRSSIRSLLEADREGSGLAFAIEVDGEFAGQLNVANISGGALASSTLGYWIARRFAGRGATTTAVALVADHLLLARGLHRVEVCIRPENLASLRVVEKLGFRYEGCRRRYIHIDGDWRDHLCFALVREELTEPLLDRWLGGRVPEFDRSVYPVPIGGDPRGATST from the coding sequence GTGTTCGACAGCGCCCCGCGGCTCACCCATGGCGCCGTCACCGTGCGCGGCATCAAGCTGCGCGACGCGCGGGTGCTCGAGGCGGAGCTCGTCGCGAACCGCCCGTGGCTCGAGCGCTGGGAGGCGACGCTGCCGGGCACGCGCCCGAGCGGCCGCTTCGACACGCGCTCGTCGATCCGTTCGCTGCTCGAGGCCGACCGGGAGGGCTCGGGGCTCGCGTTCGCGATCGAGGTCGACGGCGAGTTCGCCGGGCAGCTGAACGTCGCCAACATCTCCGGCGGCGCGCTGGCCTCCTCGACGCTCGGCTACTGGATCGCGCGCCGGTTCGCCGGCCGCGGCGCCACGACGACCGCCGTCGCGCTCGTCGCCGACCACCTCTTGCTCGCGCGCGGCCTGCACCGGGTCGAGGTGTGCATCCGCCCCGAGAACCTCGCGAGCCTGCGCGTGGTCGAGAAGCTCGGCTTCCGCTACGAGGGGTGCCGCCGCCGCTACATCCACATCGACGGCGACTGGCGCGACCACCTGTGCTTCGCGCTCGTGCGCGAGGAGCTGACCGAGCCGCTGCTCGACCGCTGGCTCGGCGGCCGGGTGCCGGAGTTCGACCGCTCGGTGTACCCGGTGCCGATCGGCGGCGACCCCCGAGGTGCGACTTCCACCTGA
- a CDS encoding MFS transporter, translating to MGHSGSRRLAMAQAAFAAASFAMLLAGTNSAYPMLPIFRDELGMPPSVLSLTFSLYIAVFAVVLAVLARPRWSRFAAPLLLASLAAMLACDVAVLLGTESSILIGRALAGLSTGLGTGAASALMVAAIGAPGRAVTATGNSVGAVLGAGSAQLLVSTLETAAPAVFSIAHAAALALLLLAGGVVLRMRRAQNRASLAVVAGEPATLRIDRRALRMIVTGSIAWISVSIGTVLAATIFNELGQPAVQAWGPITMLVACALAQFASAPLTRHAPWASGLVAIATGIACIGGAVAFDFAWLALVGFALLGAGVGTAHRMSLVALTRDTSPARQGALASLFAGVTYVAAAGVVLLIGWIGDTTGVVPAALTAWAVCAALSLLALLWSPRLRDTVEHDAGEHDAGEHGPAGPAAAERAAAGARSAAGAGAAAHDAELDDLGAERRG from the coding sequence ATGGGCCACTCCGGGAGCCGGCGCCTGGCGATGGCGCAGGCCGCGTTCGCCGCGGCGTCGTTCGCCATGCTGCTCGCGGGCACGAACTCCGCCTACCCGATGCTGCCGATCTTCCGCGACGAGCTCGGCATGCCTCCCTCGGTGCTCTCCCTGACCTTCAGCCTGTACATCGCGGTGTTCGCGGTCGTGCTCGCGGTGCTCGCGCGGCCGCGCTGGTCGCGGTTCGCCGCTCCCCTGCTGCTCGCGAGCCTCGCGGCGATGCTCGCGTGCGACGTCGCGGTGCTGCTCGGCACCGAGTCGAGCATCCTCATCGGCCGCGCCCTCGCGGGCCTGTCGACGGGGCTCGGCACCGGCGCCGCATCCGCCCTCATGGTCGCCGCGATCGGCGCGCCGGGGCGCGCGGTCACCGCGACCGGCAACAGCGTGGGCGCCGTGCTCGGCGCCGGCAGCGCGCAGCTGCTCGTGAGCACCCTCGAGACGGCCGCTCCCGCCGTGTTCTCGATCGCGCACGCGGCCGCGCTCGCGCTGCTGCTCCTCGCCGGCGGCGTCGTGCTGCGGATGCGGCGGGCGCAGAACCGCGCATCCCTCGCGGTGGTCGCCGGGGAGCCCGCGACGCTGCGGATCGACCGCCGTGCCCTGCGGATGATCGTGACGGGCTCGATCGCGTGGATCTCGGTGAGCATCGGCACCGTGCTCGCCGCGACGATCTTCAACGAGCTGGGTCAGCCCGCCGTGCAGGCGTGGGGCCCGATCACGATGCTCGTCGCCTGCGCGCTCGCGCAGTTCGCCTCGGCGCCCCTCACGCGCCACGCGCCGTGGGCGAGCGGGCTCGTCGCGATCGCTACGGGCATCGCGTGCATCGGCGGCGCCGTCGCGTTCGACTTCGCGTGGCTCGCGCTCGTCGGCTTCGCGCTGCTCGGCGCCGGCGTCGGCACGGCGCACCGCATGTCGCTCGTCGCGCTCACCCGCGACACGAGCCCGGCACGCCAGGGTGCGCTCGCCTCGCTCTTCGCGGGCGTCACCTACGTCGCCGCCGCGGGTGTCGTGCTGCTGATCGGATGGATCGGCGACACGACCGGCGTCGTGCCCGCCGCGCTGACGGCCTGGGCGGTGTGCGCCGCGCTCTCGCTGCTCGCGCTGCTGTGGTCGCCGCGGCTGCGGGACACGGTCGAGCACGACGCGGGCGAGCACGACGCGGGCGAGCACGGGCCGGCCGGCCCCGCGGCGGCCGAGCGCGCCGCTGCCGGAGCCAGGTCGGCGGCGGGCGCGGGCGCGGCTGCGCACGACGCCGAGCTCGACGACCTCGGGGCCGAGCGCCGCGGCTGA